A single genomic interval of Zobellia nedashkovskayae harbors:
- a CDS encoding AHH domain-containing protein has protein sequence MLNRAVKHMKNSMLRLQHFTKELVSDCGQLQTANFTLPTLLIRPLLLLVLLLNFFSASAQSFPVQVIPQATPPSPIYFSDYADASTISSPLRVQIILNDFEVANREIRLRTYFSGGGINFQSNDFVVGAEQLFLEGGTPLVLTNVQLAPYFRLENITGISPNVYGKAIPEGAYTFCFEVFDVLTGNRLSQRSCATSVVFHNDPPFLVSPRNKDNIAETNPQNIVFQWTPRHINVSNVEYELSIVEIWDTQVDPQQAFLSSPPVFSTTTSATTYVYGPADPLFLSGKNYAWRIQAKAKQGIEEIGLFENQGYSEIYSFSYATSCDLPIGISHEVKGSTNANIFWDDFSTDIPEYTLRYRQKNDPLSAAEGGNEWFMNKTTSNQTTLWDLKAGTVYEYQVQKQCAVTGSDWSITKQFTTFIADDEASVYECGITPEFDVSNKEPLPSINSGEQFTAGDFPINVLDVSGSNGRFTGKGYVTIPYLNSIRVGVEFTNILINTDKKLAEGTVTTMYDPSLKNILDIDEAINTVTDVVDATGEFFEGDNDLDEIEVDWAISKDDITIEDGKIVITNPYTGATKSEPLGDDMVITDSEGKTYYVDADGEITEGGVMDSGGAVTSGNVQGVSNDGQIESLTAQGILVTFDEEGTYGMDSMPSGSIGQLKQEYTIIKDADGDDYPLTHHAVKNGATTQIKADIDIQNSTYAASDVIFKNKQGEVIPHILNGTKATLTLTGRYTFENEVIYAVVPDKENNIKQLTAGAFTLWHLTERTVKVALVSVNGASLGSIETNVSNIFEKAVANIQFGDNLNLSVNKSELGANEQLDFGESAWAAAYNEEQKMLVNRVKQLSGYKSDTYYILVFNDIEPSSSIGGFMPLQRQMGFVFGGNPKEEDKDGDKSKTLAHEIGHGIFALQHPFTEYSINEDATEWLMDYGSGDQLPHTHWAQIHNPDLKFYIFQDEEDGEIAGRTWFTPDWTPFSIENSSIIRSKEESDRVKGTVPGFRLNNNVAYDARFKADGSFDGYYTEGNDNPYTLKLIPNIQDNASVYLFESVPNDCANTYLTDYAYVNSNKNSINFSSTNSNLLPVNITTNCETDLCEEGKKYFDSYKDLPTVEGSEEDYLRKVAELICEQGSDELIKAQKEQFKAWENSAKSITQNVQKSFSWENYYKALNSLNQWVSNDVQGLLTIEQRDELFEVAFRLEVEVLELLSLDKKLEMFKIMFDGELQKLFFPNHHEVIAKLTAAIKDEEATAFITALESAEYKVNEKPLLYHFKNRLSDYFTGDAYSDFFKEILRLSTVMATDSNLKIETPLIWDVEQKDYVLVSYVQNRNDYDVVYHENTFKVSVKKCISCCSGTRGCGSNKEYETLLDNVDPFHMIGLTILNDVSPLASGCAEDPRASEICGAMTPIPAIFLEYLGENETAQRWKNFGWNTFNVAITIGTLGEGAGAITAIRAAKDGTRVAIALKNSFKLFDFAYTVTDITLSFTESGPYGCGNLETEDDKEKCKEKWEEWKYVSYALAAKGGLDLTKGLAQSSAKVSRYSAEELREFIRATQLKKNNSDLNQDEIDEIITQLEDIIQRNGLQDEYQAALRGIDDVTDEGADLVSYVNNLMNKNIRNAILDVAESKAVAQKYFNRIQQNPSNYLSEYTLHLDDFDNWHKNVFQSNLFEAHHIIPKNVLRDNANLQSILDWARKNNKTWDFGDLENGIMLQKRRKNSLGEVVGDHANHPAYDEGITNKIDEIFNESNGNMSDAFDDFIDFVNDLKVELNSQVVEGDKVVNSLIIP, from the coding sequence ATGTTAAATAGAGCGGTAAAACATATGAAGAATAGCATGTTACGATTGCAGCATTTTACAAAAGAGCTGGTAAGCGACTGTGGGCAATTGCAAACTGCAAACTTTACACTACCTACTCTTTTAATTCGTCCACTTCTTTTATTAGTACTACTACTAAATTTTTTCTCTGCTAGCGCCCAATCTTTTCCTGTTCAGGTAATTCCGCAGGCGACGCCTCCTTCGCCCATCTATTTTTCAGATTATGCAGATGCTAGTACCATAAGCAGTCCGTTGCGAGTGCAAATTATTTTGAATGATTTTGAGGTTGCCAACCGTGAGATTAGACTCCGTACGTATTTTTCAGGTGGGGGTATTAACTTTCAGAGTAATGATTTCGTTGTAGGTGCAGAGCAGCTCTTTTTGGAAGGAGGAACACCATTAGTGCTTACCAACGTGCAATTGGCACCCTATTTCAGGCTAGAAAATATTACAGGTATTTCGCCCAACGTATATGGCAAGGCAATTCCTGAAGGCGCCTATACTTTCTGTTTTGAAGTTTTTGATGTCCTTACCGGCAATCGCCTTTCACAAAGAAGTTGTGCTACCAGTGTAGTTTTTCACAACGATCCTCCGTTTTTGGTTTCACCAAGAAATAAAGACAATATAGCGGAAACAAATCCACAGAATATTGTATTTCAATGGACTCCAAGACACATAAACGTCAGTAATGTGGAGTACGAACTCAGTATTGTTGAGATATGGGATACCCAAGTAGACCCACAACAGGCCTTTTTAAGTTCCCCACCCGTTTTTTCAACCACCACCTCAGCAACCACCTATGTTTACGGACCGGCAGATCCGCTTTTTCTTTCGGGAAAAAATTATGCGTGGCGTATTCAAGCAAAAGCCAAACAAGGTATTGAAGAAATTGGTCTGTTCGAAAACCAAGGGTATAGTGAAATCTATTCGTTCAGTTACGCTACTAGTTGTGATTTACCTATTGGAATAAGCCATGAGGTTAAAGGCAGCACCAATGCCAATATTTTCTGGGACGACTTTTCTACGGATATCCCAGAATATACCTTAAGATACAGACAGAAAAATGACCCACTGAGCGCAGCCGAAGGGGGGAATGAGTGGTTCATGAACAAAACTACTTCAAACCAAACCACGTTGTGGGATTTGAAAGCAGGTACTGTTTATGAATATCAAGTACAAAAACAATGCGCCGTTACTGGTAGTGATTGGAGCATAACCAAACAGTTTACCACCTTTATTGCTGATGACGAAGCCAGCGTATATGAATGTGGTATTACCCCAGAATTTGACGTATCCAACAAAGAACCTTTACCAAGTATTAACTCTGGTGAGCAATTTACAGCAGGAGATTTTCCTATTAACGTTTTAGACGTAAGTGGAAGCAACGGTAGGTTTACGGGAAAAGGCTATGTAACCATCCCTTATTTAAACAGTATTAGAGTTGGTGTAGAGTTTACCAATATACTCATTAATACGGACAAGAAGTTAGCAGAAGGAACGGTAACTACTATGTACGACCCTAGCCTTAAGAACATTCTAGATATTGATGAAGCCATTAATACCGTTACGGATGTAGTTGATGCAACTGGGGAGTTTTTTGAAGGAGATAACGACCTTGATGAAATAGAGGTTGATTGGGCTATTAGCAAGGATGATATAACTATAGAAGACGGGAAAATTGTCATTACCAACCCTTATACCGGGGCAACCAAATCAGAACCTTTAGGTGATGATATGGTGATTACCGACAGTGAAGGGAAAACGTATTACGTAGATGCCGATGGAGAGATAACCGAAGGCGGTGTTATGGATTCTGGAGGAGCCGTAACCTCGGGCAATGTACAAGGGGTTTCCAATGATGGCCAAATAGAATCTTTAACGGCACAAGGTATTCTAGTAACCTTTGATGAAGAAGGAACTTACGGAATGGATAGTATGCCTTCAGGCAGCATTGGCCAGCTCAAACAAGAATATACCATAATAAAAGATGCCGATGGCGATGACTACCCCCTCACCCATCACGCAGTAAAAAATGGTGCCACCACACAAATAAAAGCTGATATTGATATTCAAAACAGCACCTACGCTGCTTCTGATGTTATCTTTAAGAATAAGCAAGGGGAGGTTATACCCCATATCCTAAATGGTACTAAGGCCACATTAACGTTAACGGGTAGATACACTTTTGAAAATGAAGTGATATATGCCGTAGTACCTGACAAAGAGAACAACATCAAACAGCTTACAGCAGGAGCCTTTACTTTATGGCATCTAACAGAAAGAACGGTAAAAGTAGCCTTGGTCTCCGTTAACGGAGCCTCTTTGGGTAGTATAGAAACCAATGTCTCCAACATTTTTGAAAAAGCGGTTGCCAATATCCAGTTTGGAGATAACCTCAACCTTTCTGTTAATAAAAGTGAACTTGGTGCGAACGAACAGCTAGATTTTGGAGAGAGTGCCTGGGCCGCCGCTTACAATGAAGAGCAAAAAATGCTCGTAAACAGGGTTAAGCAATTGTCTGGGTATAAAAGTGACACCTATTATATCTTAGTCTTCAATGATATTGAACCTTCGAGCTCTATTGGTGGGTTTATGCCGTTACAGCGCCAAATGGGTTTTGTCTTTGGAGGCAATCCTAAAGAGGAAGATAAAGACGGTGATAAAAGCAAAACTCTAGCTCACGAAATAGGCCATGGTATTTTTGCCTTACAGCACCCGTTTACTGAGTATAGCATTAATGAAGATGCTACGGAGTGGTTAATGGACTACGGTAGCGGAGACCAATTACCGCATACGCATTGGGCCCAAATTCATAACCCTGATCTTAAGTTTTATATTTTCCAAGATGAGGAGGATGGGGAGATTGCGGGCAGAACTTGGTTCACACCAGATTGGACTCCATTTTCAATTGAGAATTCAAGTATAATCAGGTCAAAAGAAGAATCTGATAGGGTTAAAGGAACGGTCCCCGGATTTAGATTGAACAATAATGTTGCCTATGACGCGAGATTTAAGGCAGATGGCAGTTTTGATGGTTACTATACAGAAGGTAATGATAATCCGTATACCCTTAAATTGATTCCGAACATACAGGATAATGCAAGTGTCTATTTATTTGAATCTGTACCGAATGATTGTGCAAATACGTATTTGACAGATTATGCCTATGTAAACAGCAACAAAAATAGTATCAATTTTTCCAGTACCAATTCAAATTTACTCCCTGTTAATATTACAACCAATTGTGAAACTGATTTGTGTGAAGAAGGAAAAAAATACTTTGATTCATATAAAGACCTTCCCACTGTAGAAGGTTCTGAAGAAGATTACTTAAGAAAGGTTGCTGAATTAATTTGTGAGCAAGGTTCTGATGAATTAATTAAAGCCCAAAAAGAGCAGTTCAAAGCTTGGGAAAATTCGGCAAAGAGTATCACGCAAAATGTTCAAAAATCATTTAGTTGGGAGAATTATTATAAAGCGTTAAATAGTTTAAATCAATGGGTTTCAAACGATGTTCAAGGTCTTTTAACAATAGAACAAAGAGATGAACTTTTTGAAGTGGCATTTCGTTTAGAGGTAGAAGTGTTAGAGCTTTTAAGTTTAGACAAAAAACTTGAAATGTTCAAGATTATGTTCGACGGAGAACTACAAAAACTCTTTTTCCCAAACCATCATGAAGTAATTGCAAAACTTACCGCAGCAATAAAAGACGAAGAAGCTACAGCTTTTATTACCGCATTAGAATCTGCTGAATATAAGGTTAACGAAAAGCCTCTATTATACCATTTCAAAAATAGGCTTAGCGACTACTTTACTGGCGATGCATATTCAGATTTTTTTAAAGAAATCTTGCGTCTTTCAACAGTAATGGCAACGGATAGTAATCTAAAAATAGAAACTCCGTTAATTTGGGATGTTGAACAAAAAGATTATGTACTTGTTTCATATGTGCAAAATCGTAATGATTACGATGTTGTTTATCATGAGAACACTTTTAAAGTATCTGTTAAAAAGTGTATATCATGTTGTTCCGGCACAAGAGGCTGTGGTAGTAACAAAGAATATGAAACTTTATTAGATAATGTTGATCCTTTTCATATGATTGGTCTCACCATTCTAAATGATGTTTCGCCATTGGCTTCAGGCTGTGCAGAAGACCCTAGAGCTTCCGAAATTTGTGGAGCAATGACACCTATACCAGCAATTTTCCTAGAATATTTAGGTGAAAATGAAACAGCCCAAAGATGGAAAAATTTTGGCTGGAACACTTTTAACGTAGCTATAACAATAGGAACATTAGGAGAAGGTGCTGGTGCTATAACTGCAATAAGGGCCGCAAAAGATGGCACAAGGGTTGCCATAGCATTAAAAAATTCTTTCAAACTTTTCGATTTTGCTTATACCGTTACAGACATAACTTTAAGTTTTACCGAAAGTGGTCCTTACGGCTGTGGTAATCTAGAAACAGAAGATGATAAGGAAAAGTGCAAAGAAAAATGGGAAGAATGGAAATATGTATCCTACGCTTTAGCTGCCAAAGGCGGGTTAGACTTAACAAAAGGTCTTGCACAATCTTCAGCAAAAGTTAGCAGGTATTCTGCTGAAGAATTGAGAGAATTTATCAGAGCAACTCAACTAAAAAAGAATAATTCCGACCTTAACCAAGATGAAATCGATGAAATAATCACTCAACTTGAAGATATTATTCAACGAAACGGATTACAAGACGAATATCAGGCGGCCTTAAGAGGAATTGATGATGTAACTGATGAAGGGGCAGATTTAGTAAGTTATGTAAATAACTTGATGAATAAGAATATCAGAAATGCTATTCTTGATGTTGCTGAAAGTAAAGCTGTAGCCCAAAAATATTTCAACCGAATACAACAAAATCCTTCAAATTATTTAAGTGAATACACCCTTCATTTGGATGATTTTGATAATTGGCATAAAAATGTCTTTCAATCGAATTTATTTGAAGCTCATCATATAATTCCAAAAAATGTGCTTAGAGACAATGCTAACTTGCAGAGTATTCTTGATTGGGCAAGAAAAAATAATAAAACTTGGGATTTTGGGGATTTAGAAAATGGAATTATGCTTCAGAAACGAAGAAAAAACAGTTTAGGAGAGGTTGTTGGAGACCACGCTAATCATCCTGCATATGATGAAGGTATTACTAATAAAATTGATGAAATATTTAATGAGAGTAATGGAAATATGTCAGATGCATTTGATGATTTTATTGATTTTGTAAATGATTTAAAAGTAGAATTAAATTCTCAAGTAGTTGAAGGAGATAAAGTAGTTAACTCATTAATTATTCCATAA
- a CDS encoding TonB-dependent receptor: protein MCCTLGFSQSINFDQLGKEKWLRYNGGVAANAVYYDGTANRQALTYYLTGNLNFNIAGVYNIPLSFTYSNQEFDFPNPFNFNRLSLHPSYKWATAHLGDVSMTFSPYTLAGHQFSGAGFDLNPEGKFQISGMYGRFLKATEYNEEHPEALTAYKRMGYGVKTAYDFDFMKLGVILFKANDETNSLETPYPLELGLSPKDNAVLSFESEFRLFEKATIHVEYAISGVTEDTRLTEDVASAGLLSFILKENISTQYYNALNASFDYPAGNGTLGVGYERIDPDYKTLGAYYFNNDLENITVNASQSIFENKLNLSVNAGLQRDNLDKAKSSNQQRIVSSVNANYTASERLGFNASYSNFQSYTNIRDQFDYINQVGVYDNVDTLNYRQISQNANLGVNYVLKKTDTKQHSTNLNLVYQNSINQQEGETIEGGQNSFYNGMAGYTLGYPKQTLNISLAGNVSYNTVAEDDNMTLGPTLSIGKQFFDKQLRTNFSSSYNTAFTNGNRQNNVYNFRLGSTYTLYKKHNLNLNFLMLFRNTDLNNSRDLTITFGYSYAFDNFKLNLDRNQRILNEREPRSKENSLSFRYRNVSYSGTIPELNEQLTNVSESSQFADIPQFKKDELKILLAIVKEQKREEKYKESALVFLKELYAYGDFQAVYDDALYNIIMSIKDDMTKIDMALEKLFVVKKLEADKHPLNGKAVEDYSVRDKAIAPKYQALLKERGTRLEKLVGHRWMETQFSEYTTKEDIINPSGFLKEFKEANALKGFEIYEKSEGNVQKLEYYLENEIIDFYYKKSLNLVNPDLFELKYINKN from the coding sequence ATGTGTTGTACCCTTGGTTTTTCCCAAAGTATCAACTTTGACCAACTGGGCAAGGAAAAATGGCTACGCTATAATGGCGGTGTAGCTGCCAATGCGGTGTATTATGATGGTACCGCCAACCGCCAGGCACTCACCTACTACCTAACAGGTAACTTAAACTTTAATATTGCAGGGGTTTATAATATTCCGTTATCATTCACCTACTCCAATCAAGAATTCGACTTTCCGAATCCGTTCAACTTTAATAGACTTAGTCTTCACCCTTCTTATAAATGGGCCACGGCGCATTTAGGGGATGTTAGTATGACCTTTTCACCTTATACCTTAGCGGGACACCAATTTAGCGGAGCCGGTTTTGATTTAAATCCCGAAGGAAAATTTCAAATCAGCGGAATGTATGGTAGGTTTTTAAAGGCCACAGAATATAATGAAGAACACCCTGAAGCCCTTACCGCATATAAACGTATGGGGTACGGTGTTAAGACCGCTTATGATTTTGACTTCATGAAACTGGGTGTTATTCTATTTAAGGCCAATGACGAGACAAATTCTTTGGAGACTCCGTATCCTTTAGAACTTGGGCTTTCGCCAAAAGACAACGCTGTGCTCTCATTTGAATCGGAATTTCGACTATTTGAGAAGGCTACTATTCATGTAGAATATGCTATTTCAGGGGTTACCGAAGACACACGTTTGACCGAAGACGTTGCGTCTGCTGGCTTGTTATCCTTCATCCTAAAAGAAAATATAAGTACTCAGTATTACAATGCCCTAAATGCTTCTTTTGATTACCCAGCCGGTAATGGAACCTTAGGTGTGGGATACGAAAGAATAGACCCTGATTACAAGACTTTGGGTGCCTACTATTTCAATAACGACCTAGAAAACATTACAGTAAACGCCAGTCAGTCCATTTTTGAAAATAAACTGAATCTTAGCGTAAATGCCGGTTTACAACGCGATAATTTGGACAAGGCAAAATCATCAAACCAACAACGTATTGTTAGTTCGGTCAATGCTAATTACACGGCTTCCGAACGTTTGGGTTTCAATGCATCGTATTCCAACTTTCAATCTTATACCAATATCCGAGATCAATTTGACTACATTAACCAAGTAGGTGTTTATGACAATGTAGATACGCTTAACTACCGTCAGATTTCTCAAAACGCCAATTTAGGAGTCAACTATGTGCTAAAGAAAACAGACACAAAGCAACACAGTACCAACTTAAATTTGGTCTACCAAAACAGTATCAATCAACAAGAAGGTGAAACTATAGAAGGTGGTCAAAATTCCTTTTACAATGGAATGGCTGGCTATACCCTTGGTTATCCAAAACAAACATTAAATATTTCGCTTGCCGGAAATGTTTCTTATAACACAGTGGCAGAAGATGACAATATGACTCTAGGACCGACGTTGTCAATAGGAAAGCAATTTTTTGACAAGCAGCTTCGTACTAATTTCTCTAGTTCTTACAACACGGCCTTCACCAATGGAAATCGACAAAATAACGTTTATAATTTTAGATTGGGCAGCACATATACATTATATAAAAAGCATAACCTCAACCTAAATTTCCTGATGCTTTTTAGAAATACAGATTTGAACAATAGCCGTGACCTTACTATAACTTTTGGCTACAGCTACGCCTTTGACAATTTCAAGCTTAATTTAGACCGAAACCAACGAATTCTTAACGAACGTGAGCCTCGTAGTAAGGAGAACTCACTTAGTTTCAGATACCGAAATGTTTCCTACAGCGGAACTATTCCTGAACTAAATGAGCAATTGACCAATGTGTCCGAAAGCTCACAATTTGCAGATATCCCGCAATTCAAAAAAGACGAACTAAAAATACTTTTAGCCATAGTCAAAGAGCAAAAACGCGAAGAAAAGTATAAAGAAAGTGCCCTTGTTTTTTTAAAGGAACTTTATGCTTACGGTGATTTTCAAGCTGTTTATGATGATGCCCTTTACAATATCATAATGTCCATCAAAGACGATATGACTAAAATTGACATGGCTCTAGAAAAGTTATTTGTAGTCAAAAAACTGGAAGCCGACAAACACCCGTTAAACGGAAAAGCAGTTGAAGATTACTCTGTCAGGGATAAAGCTATAGCTCCAAAATATCAGGCATTGCTAAAAGAACGGGGAACTCGTTTAGAAAAATTGGTAGGCCACAGATGGATGGAAACGCAATTTTCTGAATACACCACTAAAGAAGACATCATTAACCCAAGTGGATTTTTAAAAGAATTTAAAGAAGCCAACGCTCTGAAAGGCTTTGAGATTTACGAGAAATCGGAAGGTAATGTACAGAAACTAGAATACTATCTTGAAAATGAAATCATAGATTTCTATTATAAGAAGTCGTTGAATTTGGTGAATCCAGACTTATTTGAGCTGAAATATATCAATAAGAATTAG
- a CDS encoding GNAT family N-acetyltransferase: MITYTTATTDNELKEILALQQKNLPTSISPKEKEKEGFVTVVHTFEILKAMNDVCAHIIAKSDNLVIAYALCMHPKFANDIAVLKPMFDELEAIIPPIPSFIAMGQICVDKAFRKQGVFRKLYETMQSVTQPTFESIITEIDASNTRSLQAHAAIGFKELKTYYSAGQEWKVVSF; encoded by the coding sequence GTGATAACGTATACTACGGCAACAACGGATAATGAACTAAAGGAAATTCTGGCACTTCAACAGAAAAACCTACCTACTTCCATTTCACCCAAAGAAAAAGAAAAAGAAGGTTTTGTTACTGTGGTTCATACATTTGAAATTTTAAAAGCGATGAATGATGTCTGTGCTCATATTATAGCCAAGTCAGATAATTTAGTTATTGCATATGCCCTTTGTATGCATCCGAAATTCGCAAATGACATTGCCGTTCTTAAGCCCATGTTTGATGAACTTGAAGCTATAATCCCCCCAATACCCAGTTTTATTGCTATGGGGCAAATTTGTGTGGACAAAGCTTTTCGTAAACAAGGTGTTTTCAGAAAATTATATGAAACCATGCAATCCGTTACGCAACCGACTTTTGAATCTATTATTACCGAGATTGATGCTAGCAATACTCGATCGCTTCAAGCACATGCAGCCATTGGTTTTAAAGAACTGAAAACGTATTACTCTGCTGGTCAGGAATGGAAGGTTGTTAGTTTTTAA
- a CDS encoding M61 family metallopeptidase yields the protein MKFSISFFLFIATSVLFAQTNNYEISFENAVHHEAVVKGTFPDLKTDTVAFRMSRSSPGRYALHEFAKNVYSFKATNSKGKTLEVLRPDPYSWQVTGHDGTIKISYTLFANRGGGTYSQVDETHAHLNIPATFMYAPALSDRKIEVDFKVRKDLKWKVATQLPLASGTTYSAPNLYYFMDSPTEISNHSVREFEVEDNGKKQKIRFVLHHNGTDEELDAYFENVKKTVLAEKEVYGELPEFDYGTYTFLACYIPNASGDGMEHRNSTILTSTRSLANGGMEGNIGTVSHEFFHAWNVERIRPKSLEPFDFEKTNMSGALWFAEGFTSYYTNLILCRAGIISPEKYVDGISGTFNYVWNSPALQYFNPIEMSYQAPFVDAATSVDPVNRENTFISYYSYGSVLGLALDLSLREEKLNLDDFMKLVWKQYGKAEKPYVIENLQQVLAEYAGIDFASTFFNKYIYKSEMPDYSSLLNSVGVTLKQNSEQPYFGAAVSLDGDGHGEIQSNPKMESPAYISVLDKGDVITDINGNGFPDGQQFSAYIEKLKIGDTLKITFERFGVEKHTTLILKANPDYHLFLTEKDGKAPSKKQLHKRNNWLKTEY from the coding sequence ATGAAATTCTCCATTTCCTTCTTTCTTTTTATTGCTACAAGCGTACTTTTTGCCCAAACCAACAACTATGAAATTTCTTTTGAGAATGCCGTACACCATGAAGCGGTGGTAAAAGGAACCTTTCCCGATTTAAAAACGGATACGGTTGCTTTCAGAATGAGTCGCTCTTCTCCTGGGCGCTATGCGCTGCATGAGTTTGCAAAAAACGTTTATAGTTTTAAAGCTACGAACAGCAAAGGCAAAACTCTAGAAGTGTTACGTCCTGACCCATATTCATGGCAAGTAACGGGCCATGATGGTACTATTAAAATAAGTTACACTTTGTTTGCCAACCGAGGAGGAGGTACCTATTCTCAAGTAGATGAAACGCATGCCCACTTAAATATACCTGCGACATTTATGTACGCCCCTGCCCTGAGCGATAGAAAAATTGAAGTAGATTTTAAGGTAAGAAAAGATTTGAAGTGGAAGGTAGCCACTCAACTTCCTTTGGCTTCTGGCACCACATATTCTGCTCCAAACCTATATTATTTTATGGATAGTCCTACTGAAATAAGTAACCATTCGGTTCGTGAATTTGAGGTTGAGGACAACGGAAAGAAACAAAAAATACGTTTTGTGCTGCACCATAATGGTACAGATGAAGAACTAGATGCATATTTCGAAAACGTAAAGAAAACCGTTCTAGCAGAAAAGGAAGTATATGGAGAACTTCCAGAATTTGATTATGGTACCTATACTTTTTTAGCTTGTTATATTCCCAATGCTTCCGGTGATGGCATGGAGCATCGTAATTCTACCATTCTTACTAGCACACGTAGTTTGGCCAATGGAGGTATGGAAGGTAATATCGGAACCGTGTCTCATGAGTTTTTTCATGCTTGGAACGTTGAGCGTATTCGCCCAAAATCATTAGAGCCTTTTGATTTTGAAAAAACCAATATGAGTGGTGCCCTTTGGTTTGCCGAAGGTTTTACCAGTTATTACACGAATCTTATTCTTTGTAGAGCAGGAATTATTTCACCTGAAAAGTATGTGGATGGCATTTCAGGAACGTTCAACTATGTCTGGAACTCACCTGCACTTCAGTATTTCAACCCTATAGAAATGAGCTACCAAGCTCCTTTTGTGGATGCCGCTACCTCCGTAGACCCGGTAAACAGAGAGAATACCTTTATTTCTTATTATTCTTACGGAAGTGTACTCGGACTTGCGCTTGACCTATCACTCCGTGAAGAAAAATTGAACCTAGATGACTTCATGAAACTAGTTTGGAAACAATATGGAAAAGCTGAAAAACCGTATGTAATAGAAAACCTTCAACAAGTGCTAGCTGAATACGCTGGAATCGACTTTGCCAGTACTTTCTTCAACAAATATATTTACAAAAGTGAGATGCCTGATTATAGCTCGCTATTAAACTCCGTTGGTGTTACGTTGAAACAAAATTCAGAACAACCTTATTTTGGGGCAGCTGTATCGCTAGATGGTGATGGTCATGGTGAAATTCAATCGAATCCAAAAATGGAATCTCCAGCTTATATTTCTGTGCTGGATAAAGGTGATGTTATTACCGATATTAACGGAAATGGATTCCCGGACGGGCAACAATTCAGTGCCTATATAGAAAAACTAAAGATTGGAGATACACTGAAAATTACTTTTGAACGCTTCGGAGTAGAAAAGCACACCACCTTAATTCTAAAAGCAAACCCAGACTATCATTTATTTCTAACGGAAAAGGATGGTAAAGCCCCTTCAAAAAAGCAATTGCACAAAAGAAATAACTGGCTTAAAACTGAATACTAG
- a CDS encoding DUF3575 domain-containing protein: protein MMKKIHCIVLLFLGSIIFCFGQEETNFPQYKNQISTNLLLPFAGSFDLTYERTIANKWAVGLSGAIYGDDFGDFDTESSGYYDRTTNFEIMPFVRFYLNSTKTNGHFFEVFGSISQVEQTGGYVRNVNDQGYGVYVIGSENYIVGGLGTGYGYRFLFMKNRLVVEGQLGIRTNFSTNFFFLNVALVRTGIKIGYRF, encoded by the coding sequence ATGATGAAAAAAATACACTGTATTGTACTGTTGTTCTTGGGTTCTATTATATTTTGTTTTGGGCAAGAAGAAACGAATTTTCCTCAATATAAAAATCAGATTTCTACAAATTTATTACTGCCTTTTGCTGGTAGTTTTGATTTAACTTATGAGCGAACAATTGCTAATAAGTGGGCAGTAGGTTTGTCCGGTGCAATTTATGGAGATGATTTTGGAGATTTTGATACTGAATCTTCAGGCTATTACGATCGTACCACAAATTTTGAGATAATGCCTTTTGTACGGTTCTATTTGAACAGCACTAAAACCAACGGCCACTTTTTTGAAGTCTTTGGTTCCATATCCCAAGTTGAACAAACCGGTGGGTATGTACGCAACGTTAATGATCAAGGCTACGGCGTGTATGTTATTGGCTCCGAAAACTACATTGTTGGTGGTTTGGGAACGGGATATGGGTATCGGTTTTTATTTATGAAGAACAGATTGGTTGTAGAAGGACAATTGGGTATACGAACCAATTTTAGCACTAATTTCTTTTTTTTAAATGTTGCCTTAGTGCGCACAGGAATAAAAATAGGGTATAGGTTTTAA